The Acidimicrobiia bacterium genome window below encodes:
- a CDS encoding RiPP maturation radical SAM C-methyltransferase, producing the protein MRLCLVSMPWQSLDLPSLQLSLLSEAVRAARPEDHVDTYYANIHWAEYVLEHTGGDVTPDDYSDVVEDGLFHGLGDFVFTSALYVDESWPEERYLAHPKTPLVNDGPAKKMRAVAPSFIRFAADEVLAFEPDVVGLTSTFMQNVPSLALAAELKRRRPDVVVVMGGGNCDGPMGAALHRNFRMLDYVVSGEGERALVGLLAALEAGATEDALSKVGGLSWWRAGESVANPPLPDALTMDRVPRASFDDFFAAIDGGPVREYLEPKLVHEAARGCWWGARKHCTFCGLNGSTMEFRSKPPERVFAEIEDDVRRHRILDVVMVDNIMDTEYIATLLPSLAETGWDLRVHYEVKSNLRREHVRALADAGVVHIQPGIESLSTRVLKIMDKGVDGVSNVRLLRDCEDFRVTAPWNLLYGFPDEEPSDYLPIIEQMPNLHHLQPPRVATRIALERFSPYHQRPELGFGLRVPASFYHHVYNLPTRELMDLVFVFDTPNAGIGSDVERAVHDGVKTWQDAYFSSTLTHEVVGEELVISDRRAHRRQTEHVLREPWRVVGYQLLADGHGAESLARRLARLDLPTNTAEIEEWLGWLAAEGLVFVDAGRAVALATTDVPARVPVDHWR; encoded by the coding sequence ATGCGCCTGTGTCTTGTGAGCATGCCCTGGCAGTCACTCGACCTCCCGTCGCTCCAGCTCAGCCTGCTGTCCGAGGCGGTGCGTGCGGCGCGCCCTGAAGACCACGTTGACACCTACTACGCCAACATCCACTGGGCGGAGTACGTGCTCGAGCACACCGGGGGCGACGTCACCCCCGACGACTACTCCGATGTCGTCGAGGACGGGCTCTTCCACGGTCTCGGCGACTTCGTGTTCACGTCCGCGCTCTACGTGGACGAGTCGTGGCCCGAGGAGCGCTATCTCGCCCATCCGAAGACCCCGCTCGTGAACGACGGCCCCGCCAAGAAGATGCGCGCGGTCGCGCCGAGCTTCATCCGCTTCGCGGCCGACGAGGTGCTCGCCTTCGAGCCCGACGTCGTCGGCCTCACAAGCACCTTCATGCAGAACGTGCCCTCGCTCGCGCTCGCGGCCGAGCTGAAGCGCCGTCGACCCGACGTCGTCGTGGTCATGGGCGGCGGCAACTGTGACGGGCCCATGGGTGCGGCGCTCCACCGGAACTTCCGCATGCTCGACTACGTCGTCAGCGGTGAAGGGGAGCGGGCGCTTGTCGGGCTCCTCGCCGCGCTCGAAGCCGGCGCGACCGAGGATGCGCTGAGCAAGGTCGGCGGCTTGAGCTGGTGGCGCGCCGGCGAGAGCGTTGCGAACCCGCCGTTGCCGGATGCGCTCACCATGGACCGCGTGCCGCGGGCAAGCTTCGACGACTTCTTCGCCGCCATCGACGGCGGGCCGGTGCGCGAGTACCTCGAGCCGAAGCTCGTGCACGAGGCCGCGCGGGGGTGCTGGTGGGGCGCGCGCAAGCACTGCACGTTCTGCGGCCTCAACGGCTCCACGATGGAGTTCCGCAGCAAGCCCCCGGAGCGGGTGTTCGCGGAGATCGAGGACGACGTGCGGCGTCATCGCATCCTCGACGTCGTGATGGTCGACAACATCATGGACACCGAGTACATCGCGACGCTCTTGCCCAGCCTCGCCGAAACCGGCTGGGACCTGCGCGTGCACTACGAGGTCAAGTCGAACCTCCGCCGCGAGCACGTCCGCGCCCTGGCCGATGCCGGCGTCGTGCACATCCAGCCCGGCATCGAGAGCCTGTCGACGCGCGTGCTCAAGATCATGGACAAGGGAGTGGACGGCGTGTCCAACGTCCGGCTGCTGCGCGACTGCGAGGACTTCCGTGTCACCGCACCGTGGAACCTCCTCTACGGCTTCCCGGACGAGGAGCCCTCGGATTACCTGCCGATCATCGAGCAGATGCCGAACCTGCATCACCTCCAGCCACCCCGCGTCGCGACACGCATCGCATTGGAGCGCTTCAGCCCCTACCACCAGCGGCCGGAGCTCGGGTTCGGGTTGCGAGTGCCGGCGTCGTTCTACCACCACGTCTACAACCTGCCCACACGGGAGCTCATGGATCTCGTGTTCGTGTTCGACACGCCGAACGCCGGCATCGGGTCCGACGTCGAGCGGGCGGTCCATGACGGCGTCAAGACCTGGCAAGACGCGTACTTCAGCTCCACCCTCACGCACGAGGTCGTCGGCGAAGAGCTCGTGATCTCCGACCGGCGGGCGCACCGTCGACAGACCGAGCACGTGTTGCGCGAGCCGTGGCGCGTCGTCGGGTACCAGCTCCTCGCCGATGGTCACGGAGCCGAGTCGCTGGCGCGCCGCCTCGCCCGCCTCGACCTCCCCACGAACACCGCCGAGATCGAAGAGTGGCTCGGATGGCTCGCAGCGGAGGGGCTCGTGTTCGTCGACGCCGGCCGCGCCGTTGCACTGGCGACGACGGACGTCCCCGCGAGAGTCCCCGTTGACCACTGGCGATAG
- a CDS encoding acyl-CoA dehydrogenase family protein, which translates to MNFAFSEEQDQLRDAVGKFMESKSPSSEVRRLMETGEGFDPAVWKQMAQELGLQSLHLPEAHGGQGFTFVELGIVLEEMGKVLLCAPYFSTVCLAANAIMNAGTDAQQGELLPGIASGDTIAALAFTEPNGKWDAAGITMEAKGKGDAWTLEGTKMFVLDGHTANTIVVVARQSGTTGDDGIGFFVVDGDAKGLTRTPLATMDQTRKQARLDFSGVAARPLGEVGKGWAALSKTLDQAAVCLANEMVGGAQRVLDMAVEYAKVRVQFGRPIGSFQAIKHKCADMLLEVESGKSAAYYAAWAAAEDNEELPVVASLAKAYCSDAYFHAAAENIQIHGGIGFTWEHDAHLYFKRAKSSEILLGDATYHRELLAQRIGI; encoded by the coding sequence GTGAACTTCGCGTTCTCGGAAGAGCAGGACCAGCTGCGTGACGCAGTGGGCAAGTTCATGGAGTCGAAGTCGCCCTCGAGTGAGGTGCGCCGGCTCATGGAGACCGGGGAGGGCTTCGACCCCGCCGTGTGGAAGCAGATGGCCCAGGAGCTCGGACTCCAGAGCCTGCACCTCCCCGAGGCGCACGGCGGACAGGGCTTCACGTTCGTCGAGCTCGGCATCGTGCTCGAAGAGATGGGCAAGGTGCTGCTCTGCGCGCCGTACTTCTCGACGGTGTGCCTCGCGGCCAACGCGATCATGAACGCAGGAACGGATGCGCAACAGGGTGAGCTGCTCCCTGGCATCGCGTCGGGCGACACGATCGCAGCGCTGGCGTTCACGGAGCCCAACGGCAAGTGGGACGCGGCCGGGATCACCATGGAGGCCAAGGGCAAGGGCGACGCCTGGACACTCGAGGGCACGAAGATGTTCGTGCTCGACGGCCACACCGCCAACACGATCGTCGTGGTTGCGCGTCAATCTGGGACCACCGGCGACGACGGCATCGGGTTCTTCGTGGTCGACGGCGACGCCAAGGGCTTGACGCGTACGCCGCTCGCGACGATGGACCAGACGCGCAAGCAAGCGCGTCTCGACTTCTCCGGCGTCGCCGCGCGTCCTCTCGGCGAGGTCGGCAAGGGGTGGGCCGCACTCTCGAAGACCCTCGACCAGGCCGCAGTGTGCCTGGCGAACGAGATGGTCGGCGGCGCGCAGCGGGTGCTCGACATGGCCGTCGAGTACGCCAAGGTGCGAGTGCAGTTCGGCCGGCCAATCGGATCCTTCCAAGCGATCAAGCACAAGTGCGCCGACATGCTGCTCGAGGTGGAGTCGGGCAAGTCAGCCGCGTACTACGCGGCGTGGGCGGCCGCCGAGGACAACGAGGAGCTGCCCGTCGTCGCGAGCCTGGCCAAGGCCTACTGCTCCGACGCCTACTTCCATGCCGCAGCCGAGAACATCCAGATCCACGGCGGGATCGGCTTCACGTGGGAGCACGACGCGCACCTCTACTTCAAGCGGGCCAAGAGCTCCGAGATCCTGCTGGGAGACGCCACCTATCACCGGGAGCTGCTCGCACAGCGCATCGGCATCTAG
- a CDS encoding DUF5825 family protein, giving the protein MTTGDSASASVGKVLELGGPEAAVGYDVAAAIDGGARGFRLRDAVRLSGDEPRATLAFVRLLRDAASFGVPVAWHGIIDEGLDARLLIHLAPPGPVPGEQTSVNLAEWRHFHQPGLCYYRLGPGFVFIKDVRWEGEHAARYRFELEGIERIVAELETVADSATLADDAKGALEDLTTEHLALQLGGLATLLPYRMRRWPVPALEI; this is encoded by the coding sequence TTGACCACTGGCGATAGCGCCAGCGCATCGGTCGGGAAGGTCCTCGAGCTCGGCGGTCCCGAAGCGGCGGTCGGCTACGACGTCGCTGCTGCCATCGACGGTGGTGCGCGCGGCTTCCGCCTTCGCGACGCGGTCCGGCTCTCCGGCGACGAGCCTCGAGCGACGCTGGCCTTCGTACGCCTGCTGCGCGACGCCGCGTCCTTCGGCGTCCCGGTCGCGTGGCACGGCATCATCGACGAGGGCCTCGACGCGCGTCTGCTCATCCACCTCGCGCCACCCGGACCGGTGCCGGGTGAGCAGACCTCGGTGAACCTCGCCGAGTGGAGGCACTTCCACCAGCCGGGCCTCTGCTACTACCGCCTCGGACCCGGGTTCGTGTTCATCAAGGACGTGCGTTGGGAGGGCGAGCACGCCGCCCGGTATCGCTTCGAGCTCGAGGGCATCGAACGCATCGTCGCCGAGCTCGAGACGGTCGCCGACAGTGCGACGCTCGCCGACGACGCGAAGGGCGCGCTCGAGGACCTGACGACCGAGCACCTCGCGCTGCAGCTCGGTGGCCTGGCCACGCTGCTGCCGTACCGCATGCGCCGGTGGCCGGTTCCAGCCCTCGAGATCTGA
- a CDS encoding MBL fold metallo-hydrolase: protein MARPAHFEDARVRVEKLIVGPFENNVFIVRCKSTGDAVLLDAANEHELLLEVCRETGVRKVLTTHGHWDHIQAVEAVRDAGIDVGIAAADAEMLPAYDFVIADDEVYAIGDLRLRSIHTPGHTAGSTSFVLEDEPLIFTGDTLFPGGPGNTSTPGASFETILQSIDRRLFTLPTDMLVLPGHGLDTTIGEERPHLQEWADRGW, encoded by the coding sequence GTGGCCCGCCCCGCACACTTCGAAGACGCCCGTGTGCGCGTCGAAAAGCTGATCGTCGGCCCGTTCGAGAACAACGTGTTCATCGTGCGGTGCAAGAGCACCGGTGACGCCGTGCTGCTCGACGCGGCGAACGAGCACGAGCTGCTCCTCGAGGTCTGCCGCGAGACGGGGGTGCGCAAGGTGCTCACCACCCATGGCCACTGGGACCACATCCAGGCGGTCGAGGCCGTGCGTGACGCGGGGATCGACGTTGGGATCGCGGCCGCCGACGCCGAGATGCTCCCGGCGTACGACTTCGTGATCGCCGACGACGAGGTGTACGCGATCGGCGACCTGCGCCTGCGGTCGATCCACACCCCGGGCCACACCGCGGGCTCCACGTCGTTCGTGCTCGAGGACGAGCCGCTGATCTTCACCGGCGACACGCTCTTCCCTGGCGGTCCCGGCAACACGAGCACCCCGGGCGCCAGCTTCGAGACGATCCTCCAGTCGATCGATCGGCGCCTCTTCACGCTCCCGACCGACATGCTCGTGCTCCCCGGTCACGGCCTCGACACCACCATCGGCGAAGAGCGTCCCCACCTCCAAGAGTGGGCCGACCGCGGCTGGTAG
- a CDS encoding glycosyltransferase family 4 protein — protein sequence MIRLCSIQPVAERGGSDQALLRMVRSLPPNEFECHVVVPTEPPLRSEYEAAGATVHIVAMRRISMSHRFWDWTAYVLGWPRAVIRLHRLVRELDIDVVHSNSLHSWYGWAAARLARRPHVWHAREIVVQSGAALRVERFLARHFATRVVCGSQAIADQLDARNAVVVYDAPERAVFNPTRAGRMRVRAGVPDDAPLVGVVGRLDTWKGVDVLLDAWPSVTHAIAGVHLLIAGAAVEGKEGHAHELAVRASELTDVHWLGELDEEGVADVLADLDVLTLPSTEPEPYGFVLVEALMSGTPVVATDAGGPREIVGLASSGAGQLVPPGDADALADAIVTVVERAGPTATAARAARPSLVSIPMGDLAGVFRAAVRKPSGA from the coding sequence ATGATCCGGCTCTGCTCGATCCAGCCCGTCGCGGAGCGCGGCGGCTCGGATCAGGCGCTCCTGAGGATGGTGCGCAGCCTGCCACCCAACGAGTTCGAGTGTCACGTCGTGGTGCCCACGGAACCGCCGTTGCGCTCCGAGTACGAAGCCGCCGGAGCCACCGTCCACATCGTGGCGATGCGCCGAATCTCGATGAGTCATCGATTCTGGGACTGGACGGCGTACGTGCTCGGATGGCCGCGAGCCGTGATCCGCCTCCACCGCCTCGTGCGCGAGCTCGACATCGACGTCGTGCACTCGAACTCGCTGCATTCCTGGTACGGATGGGCGGCGGCACGGCTGGCTCGACGCCCGCACGTATGGCACGCACGCGAGATCGTCGTGCAGTCAGGTGCGGCTCTCCGGGTCGAGCGCTTCCTCGCTCGCCATTTCGCGACGCGCGTCGTCTGCGGATCGCAGGCCATCGCCGATCAGCTCGACGCGCGCAACGCTGTCGTTGTCTACGACGCGCCGGAACGCGCCGTGTTCAACCCCACACGTGCCGGCCGCATGCGGGTCCGAGCGGGTGTTCCCGACGACGCCCCGCTCGTCGGCGTGGTCGGGCGGCTCGACACCTGGAAGGGCGTCGATGTGCTCCTCGACGCATGGCCGAGCGTCACGCACGCCATCGCCGGCGTGCACCTCCTGATCGCCGGTGCGGCAGTGGAGGGCAAAGAGGGCCACGCTCACGAGCTGGCCGTGCGAGCGAGCGAGCTGACCGACGTGCATTGGCTTGGTGAGCTCGACGAGGAGGGCGTCGCGGATGTGCTCGCAGATCTCGACGTGTTGACCTTGCCGTCCACCGAGCCAGAGCCGTACGGCTTCGTGCTGGTCGAGGCGCTCATGAGCGGAACGCCGGTGGTGGCGACCGACGCGGGCGGGCCCCGAGAGATCGTCGGGCTGGCGTCGTCTGGCGCCGGCCAGCTCGTTCCCCCGGGCGATGCCGACGCGCTGGCCGACGCGATCGTCACGGTGGTCGAGCGTGCCGGACCGACCGCGACCGCGGCACGCGCTGCCCGACCGTCGCTCGTCTCGATCCCGATGGGCGACCTTGCGGGCGTGTTCCGGGCGGCCGTCAGGAAGCCGTCAGGAGCCTGA
- the sufC gene encoding Fe-S cluster assembly ATPase SufC, protein MSPPLLEIEDLHVAVAGVEILRGVSLEVGAGEVHALMGPNGSGKSTLAKALLGDPAYEITAGAIRVHGQDVTRAPTDERAARGMFLGFQHPEEIPGVSVLNFLRQAMAVRKSISDLSVLEVRMALIDWTKRLGMDDRFVQRYLNEGFSGGEKKRNEILQMALLEPDVAVLDETDSGLDIDALRVVANGIDVVREVRPALGILLITHYRRILGYLAPDRVHVLLDGRIVASGGPELAERVEQDGFDAFRAANRGQAA, encoded by the coding sequence GTGAGCCCGCCCCTGCTGGAGATCGAGGACCTGCACGTCGCCGTCGCCGGCGTCGAGATCCTGCGCGGCGTGTCGCTCGAGGTCGGCGCGGGCGAGGTGCACGCGCTGATGGGGCCCAACGGGTCGGGCAAGTCGACGCTCGCCAAGGCGCTGCTGGGCGACCCGGCCTACGAGATCACCGCCGGCGCGATCCGCGTGCATGGCCAGGACGTCACCCGCGCCCCCACCGACGAGCGCGCGGCCCGGGGCATGTTCCTCGGCTTCCAGCACCCCGAGGAGATCCCAGGTGTGAGCGTGCTCAACTTCCTGCGCCAGGCGATGGCGGTGCGCAAGAGCATCTCCGACCTGTCCGTGCTCGAGGTGCGGATGGCCCTCATCGATTGGACGAAGCGCCTCGGGATGGATGACCGGTTCGTGCAGCGCTACCTCAACGAGGGGTTCTCCGGCGGCGAGAAGAAGCGCAACGAGATCCTCCAGATGGCGCTGCTGGAGCCTGACGTCGCCGTGCTCGACGAAACCGACTCCGGACTCGACATCGACGCGCTGCGCGTGGTCGCCAACGGGATCGACGTGGTGCGGGAGGTGCGACCAGCGCTCGGCATCCTGCTCATCACCCACTACCGCCGAATCCTCGGCTATCTCGCGCCCGACCGCGTGCACGTGCTGCTCGACGGCCGCATCGTCGCGAGCGGAGGACCGGAGCTCGCCGAGCGCGTGGAGCAGGACGGCTTCGACGCGTTCCGCGCCGCGAACAGGGGGCAGGCGGCATGA
- a CDS encoding glycosyltransferase family 1 protein, whose amino-acid sequence MRVALNVEQLLQRPPGGIGRYTAELARLLPAANDEGEPIDVVPFVARHSRAKIERALGLFGLRDADPVRLFLPRPLLYDTWNLLGFPPLGLLHRSLRNVDLVHAPSLAVPPHSGVPLVVTVHDAAAIVFPETYPRRGRWFHHRGSITAARRADVVIAPTMAAAEEISARTPIPRERIRVIPHGVTQLPVGEGVVAATRATVGVGDDPYVLWVGTLEPRKNLPVLVDAFRILVEQKDLPHRLVIVGPTGWLDTESAIRGPAEALGERIHFTGPLRADRLLALYRGAELFAFPSLHEGFGLPVLEAMAQSTAVLCADIPVLREVGGDAAAFVSANDSEAWAHSISELLRDDFARESLARAGRVRAASFTWERCVNRTRAVYRDVLGLS is encoded by the coding sequence ATGCGTGTCGCCCTCAACGTCGAGCAGCTGTTGCAACGTCCCCCGGGGGGGATCGGTCGGTACACCGCGGAATTGGCGAGGCTACTCCCGGCGGCGAACGACGAAGGCGAGCCCATCGACGTGGTGCCGTTCGTGGCGCGTCACAGCCGCGCCAAGATCGAGCGGGCGCTCGGCTTGTTCGGCTTGCGCGACGCCGACCCGGTACGGCTGTTCCTGCCACGGCCGTTGCTGTACGACACGTGGAACCTGCTCGGCTTCCCGCCGCTCGGGTTGCTGCACCGATCGCTGCGTAACGTCGATCTCGTGCACGCGCCGTCGCTCGCGGTGCCGCCTCACAGCGGCGTCCCGCTGGTCGTAACGGTCCACGACGCGGCCGCGATCGTGTTCCCAGAGACGTACCCGCGGCGCGGCAGGTGGTTCCACCACCGGGGCAGCATCACCGCGGCGCGCCGAGCCGACGTGGTGATCGCCCCCACGATGGCTGCGGCCGAGGAGATCAGCGCGCGCACGCCAATCCCGCGGGAGCGCATCCGCGTCATCCCGCACGGGGTGACGCAGCTCCCCGTTGGCGAGGGTGTAGTCGCCGCCACACGAGCGACGGTCGGCGTCGGGGACGACCCGTACGTGCTGTGGGTCGGGACGCTCGAGCCGCGCAAGAACCTGCCCGTGCTCGTGGACGCGTTCCGCATCCTCGTTGAGCAGAAGGATCTGCCGCACCGGCTCGTGATCGTCGGCCCGACGGGTTGGCTCGACACCGAGTCTGCGATCCGCGGTCCGGCCGAGGCGCTCGGCGAGCGCATCCACTTCACCGGGCCGTTGCGCGCAGACCGTCTGCTCGCGCTCTACCGCGGTGCCGAGCTGTTCGCGTTCCCGAGCTTGCACGAGGGGTTCGGGCTACCGGTGCTCGAGGCGATGGCCCAATCGACGGCGGTGCTGTGCGCCGACATCCCCGTGCTTCGCGAGGTCGGTGGTGACGCCGCCGCGTTCGTCAGTGCGAACGACTCAGAGGCGTGGGCGCACTCGATCTCCGAGCTGTTGCGTGACGACTTCGCCCGAGAATCGCTCGCGCGCGCCGGACGCGTCCGCGCCGCGAGCTTCACGTGGGAGCGCTGCGTGAACCGAACGAGGGCCGTGTACCGAGACGTCCTCGGCCTGAGCTAA
- a CDS encoding acyl-CoA dehydrogenase family protein, with protein sequence MDFTDTPDEARFRAEVRSWLAVHLSGEFAELGGRGGPADESGWDTRVEWEKLLGRDRWLGISWPEEYGGRNASFAEQVIFNEEYAKADAPARVSFFGEGLFAPTLLAYGTDEQKRRFLPKIQSVEELWCQGYSEPNAGSDLANVATRGVLDGDQWVVNGQKVWTTLAHRSQWCFCVTRTDPESHGHHGLSYLLIPMDQPGIEVRPLKQMTGTAEFNEVFFTDARTDKANLLGEVNDGWKVAMATLGFERGTAFLSQQLAFQRELQELIEVAQKRGATAEPVIRQELADSYIGVQIMKYNGMRMLTGLVKKGVLGPESSIGKLYWSNWHRTLGERAMHVLGADGAIIEKSEPGAYELDELQRSFMFSRSETIYAGSSEIQRNIIGERVLGLPREPK encoded by the coding sequence ATGGACTTCACGGACACCCCGGACGAGGCGCGCTTTCGCGCCGAAGTGCGTTCGTGGCTCGCGGTGCACCTGAGCGGCGAGTTCGCGGAGCTCGGAGGCCGGGGCGGACCGGCCGACGAGAGCGGTTGGGACACGCGCGTCGAGTGGGAGAAGCTGCTCGGTCGGGATCGCTGGCTCGGCATCTCGTGGCCCGAGGAGTACGGCGGCCGCAACGCCTCCTTCGCCGAGCAGGTGATCTTCAACGAGGAGTACGCCAAGGCCGACGCCCCCGCGCGCGTGAGCTTCTTCGGCGAGGGCCTCTTTGCTCCCACGCTGCTCGCCTACGGCACCGACGAGCAGAAGCGGCGGTTCCTCCCCAAGATCCAGTCGGTCGAGGAGTTGTGGTGCCAGGGCTACTCCGAGCCCAACGCCGGCTCCGACCTTGCCAACGTGGCCACGCGCGGCGTGCTCGACGGCGACCAGTGGGTCGTGAACGGGCAGAAGGTCTGGACCACGCTGGCGCATCGATCGCAGTGGTGCTTCTGCGTCACCCGCACCGATCCCGAGTCGCACGGGCACCACGGTCTCTCGTACCTCTTGATCCCGATGGACCAGCCCGGGATCGAGGTGCGTCCCCTCAAGCAGATGACGGGGACGGCGGAGTTCAACGAGGTCTTCTTCACCGACGCGCGTACCGACAAGGCGAACTTGCTCGGCGAGGTGAACGACGGGTGGAAGGTCGCGATGGCCACGCTCGGCTTCGAGCGGGGCACAGCGTTCCTCTCGCAGCAACTCGCGTTCCAGCGCGAGCTCCAGGAGCTGATCGAAGTCGCGCAAAAACGCGGTGCAACCGCCGAACCGGTCATCCGTCAGGAGCTCGCCGACTCGTACATCGGTGTGCAGATCATGAAGTACAACGGCATGCGCATGCTCACGGGTCTCGTGAAGAAGGGCGTGCTCGGGCCGGAGTCGAGCATCGGCAAGCTCTACTGGAGCAACTGGCACCGCACGCTCGGGGAGCGCGCGATGCACGTGCTCGGTGCCGACGGAGCCATCATCGAGAAGTCTGAGCCGGGCGCGTACGAGCTCGACGAGCTCCAACGCAGCTTCATGTTCAGCCGCTCGGAGACCATCTATGCGGGCTCCAGCGAGATCCAGCGCAACATCATCGGCGAGCGGGTGCTCGGGCTCCCGCGCGAACCGAAGTGA
- a CDS encoding class I SAM-dependent methyltransferase — protein sequence MAHDRHRAAWEDWGRVDPFWAVLSEADARHGKWDHGRFFATGIDMVATMLQHVSNYGRPSPRGTALDFGCGLGRITRALAPHFEHTYGLDVASTMIDEARRLDVGLKSSGAEYLLHDRDDLSQFSDGTVDFLSCLLVLQHLPSRELIETYLREFVRVLSLGGVAVVQLPVLVPRVESGSRVRRWLQLRTRGARLLRALGVSPMFLYERLGWRPEMRMSGIPYEETLAVFEAAGGDVLDTSPESVDPGGVVSRLYFVAPSGAAGSGS from the coding sequence ATGGCCCACGACCGGCACCGCGCTGCGTGGGAGGACTGGGGTCGCGTGGACCCGTTCTGGGCCGTGCTCAGCGAAGCCGACGCCCGCCATGGCAAATGGGACCACGGTCGGTTCTTCGCCACCGGCATCGACATGGTCGCGACGATGCTCCAGCACGTGTCCAATTACGGCCGGCCGTCGCCGCGAGGTACTGCGCTCGACTTCGGGTGCGGGCTCGGGCGGATCACGCGTGCCCTGGCGCCGCACTTCGAGCACACGTACGGGCTCGATGTTGCGTCGACGATGATCGACGAGGCGCGCCGCCTCGATGTCGGGCTGAAGAGCTCGGGGGCCGAGTACCTCTTGCACGATCGGGATGATCTGTCCCAGTTCTCCGACGGCACGGTCGACTTCCTCTCGTGCTTGCTCGTGCTCCAGCACCTCCCGTCGCGCGAGCTGATCGAGACGTACCTGCGCGAGTTCGTACGCGTACTGTCACTCGGAGGTGTCGCGGTCGTGCAGCTGCCGGTGCTCGTGCCGAGGGTCGAATCCGGGTCGCGCGTGCGTCGGTGGCTCCAGCTGCGGACCCGCGGCGCCCGACTGCTGCGGGCGCTCGGCGTCAGCCCCATGTTCCTCTACGAGCGGTTGGGTTGGCGGCCGGAGATGCGGATGTCGGGCATCCCCTACGAGGAGACCCTCGCGGTGTTCGAGGCCGCCGGTGGCGACGTGCTCGACACGTCGCCCGAGAGCGTCGATCCCGGGGGCGTGGTGAGCCGGCTCTACTTCGTCGCCCCGAGCGGCGCGGCCGGCTCAGGCTCCTGA
- a CDS encoding cyanophycin synthetase, whose translation MPLRSDVLVPPENPLPPLEGLALHVLGVRGRGMTPPALAAAAAGAYVDGCDLALAGGRDVLADACIRVAQRHDRAHVDGRHLVVTTIASPDLPEVTAAAAAGRLHHRADLLAAVVRGRTTIAVTGTHGKGTVAALVGSALQQLGADPLVLLGVAARVLGGSFRGGAGPAVVEADDADGTIARIPATVSVVTNSWFDHPMLGRTRGEVLDDVCVHVAAVASDGLVVIGRGRNLAPVAAAARAPVWKLGRDFDVETVEVDDDGRLLRFRDPETEAVVSGRVSLHGGRIADNAALAYAALRGRGIEPEEAAGALAALDALDRRLHLVGVARGVRVFDDYGKHPEATAASLDAVRELRPKRVHVVYEPHLHADVRRWGRQWARALARADSCIVLPVDMRTRLAPTRLAAPTWPTDVGLRADLPERRDEALALLVERCASGDVVVISGAHPDLTTLAESLVARLE comes from the coding sequence GTGCCACTGCGGTCGGACGTGCTGGTTCCACCCGAGAACCCGCTGCCGCCGCTCGAGGGCCTGGCGTTGCACGTGCTCGGCGTGCGCGGGCGCGGGATGACGCCGCCGGCGCTCGCGGCGGCGGCCGCGGGGGCCTACGTCGACGGCTGTGACCTCGCGCTCGCCGGGGGTCGCGACGTGCTGGCCGACGCCTGCATCCGCGTGGCGCAGCGTCACGACCGCGCGCACGTGGACGGACGGCATCTCGTGGTGACGACCATCGCCTCCCCCGATCTGCCCGAGGTCACCGCGGCGGCCGCCGCCGGGCGTCTCCATCATCGGGCCGATCTGCTCGCCGCGGTCGTGCGCGGTCGCACCACCATCGCGGTGACGGGAACCCACGGGAAGGGAACGGTTGCGGCTCTGGTCGGGAGTGCGCTCCAGCAACTGGGGGCCGACCCGCTCGTGCTGCTCGGTGTCGCGGCGCGGGTGCTCGGCGGCTCGTTCCGCGGTGGCGCCGGCCCCGCGGTTGTAGAAGCCGACGACGCCGACGGCACCATCGCCCGGATCCCGGCCACCGTCAGCGTGGTCACGAACTCGTGGTTCGACCACCCGATGCTCGGTCGCACACGCGGCGAGGTCCTGGACGACGTCTGCGTCCACGTCGCAGCGGTCGCCTCCGACGGCCTCGTGGTGATCGGTCGCGGAAGGAATCTCGCGCCGGTCGCGGCCGCCGCCCGGGCGCCGGTGTGGAAGCTCGGGAGAGACTTCGACGTCGAGACCGTCGAGGTCGACGACGACGGTCGGCTGCTGAGGTTCCGCGACCCCGAGACCGAGGCGGTGGTCTCGGGGCGCGTGTCCCTGCATGGCGGGCGAATCGCCGACAATGCGGCGCTTGCGTACGCAGCCCTTCGTGGTCGCGGCATCGAGCCCGAGGAGGCGGCCGGTGCACTCGCCGCCCTCGACGCCCTCGACCGCCGCCTCCACCTCGTGGGTGTGGCCCGTGGCGTCCGCGTGTTCGACGACTACGGCAAGCACCCCGAGGCCACGGCGGCCAGCCTCGATGCGGTGCGCGAGCTGCGTCCCAAACGCGTGCACGTCGTGTACGAGCCGCACCTCCATGCAGACGTGCGGCGCTGGGGTCGACAATGGGCTCGCGCACTTGCCCGCGCGGACTCGTGCATCGTGTTGCCCGTCGACATGCGCACGCGCCTGGCACCGACGCGCCTCGCCGCGCCGACCTGGCCGACCGACGTCGGTCTGCGCGCCGACCTGCCCGAGCGCCGGGACGAGGCGCTCGCCCTCCTCGTGGAGCGCTGTGCGTCGGGTGACGTGGTGGTGATCAGCGGGGCGCACCCGGACCTGACGACGCTCGCCGAGTCGCTCGTGGCCCGACTGGAGTAG